A single window of Vibrio alfacsensis DNA harbors:
- the mpl gene encoding UDP-N-acetylmuramate:L-alanyl-gamma-D-glutamyl-meso-diaminopimelate ligase: protein MHIHILGICGTFMGGAAILARQLGHKVTGSDANVYPPMSTLLESQGIEIIEGFDPSQLDPQPDLVVIGNAMSRGNPCVEHVLNTNMRYTSGPQWLQEFLLHDRWVLAVSGTHGKTTTSSMLAWILEDCGYQPGFLVGGVLGNFGLSARLGESMFFVVEADEYDSAFFDKRSKFVHYHPRTLIMNNLEFDHADIFDDLEAIKRQFHHLVRTVPGNGLILAPKQDQALQDVIERGCWTEKQYSGENGDWQAHKLVLDGSKFEVSLLGEKVGVVDWDLVGDHNVDNALMAIAAARHVGVTPELACQALGRFINTKRRLELKGEEKGVTVYDDFAHHPTAIELTLGGLRNKVGKKRILAVLEPRSATMKRGVHKDTLAASLHDADEVFLFQPDSIEWSVNDIAEQCQQPAFVDADMDSFVQKIVERAQPDDQILVMSNGGFGGIHGKLLEQLKHQG, encoded by the coding sequence ATGCACATTCATATCTTGGGTATCTGCGGCACGTTTATGGGCGGGGCGGCAATTTTAGCGCGTCAGTTAGGCCATAAAGTGACGGGTTCGGATGCCAATGTTTATCCACCGATGAGCACTTTGCTAGAGTCTCAAGGTATTGAAATTATTGAAGGCTTTGACCCATCTCAGCTTGATCCACAACCGGATCTTGTGGTGATAGGTAATGCGATGAGTCGTGGTAACCCATGTGTTGAACATGTATTGAATACCAACATGCGTTACACCTCCGGCCCGCAATGGCTACAAGAATTTTTACTGCATGATCGTTGGGTTCTGGCGGTATCAGGTACGCATGGTAAAACCACCACATCAAGTATGCTTGCGTGGATTTTAGAAGATTGTGGTTATCAACCTGGCTTTTTAGTTGGCGGCGTACTAGGGAACTTTGGTTTGTCGGCTCGACTTGGCGAAAGCATGTTTTTTGTTGTCGAAGCAGACGAATACGACAGTGCTTTTTTTGATAAACGATCTAAGTTTGTTCATTACCATCCACGCACACTGATCATGAATAACCTTGAGTTTGATCATGCAGATATCTTCGACGATCTTGAAGCGATCAAGCGACAATTTCACCATCTCGTACGAACGGTTCCAGGCAATGGTTTGATCCTCGCGCCAAAGCAAGATCAGGCGCTGCAAGATGTGATCGAACGTGGTTGCTGGACGGAAAAGCAATACTCTGGTGAAAATGGTGATTGGCAAGCGCACAAGTTAGTCTTAGATGGCTCAAAATTTGAAGTGTCTTTGCTCGGTGAGAAAGTCGGCGTTGTTGATTGGGACCTTGTGGGCGATCACAATGTGGATAATGCCTTAATGGCGATTGCCGCTGCTCGCCATGTTGGTGTTACACCGGAATTGGCATGTCAGGCTTTGGGTCGTTTTATTAATACCAAACGTCGTTTGGAGCTGAAAGGCGAGGAGAAAGGAGTAACCGTTTACGATGATTTTGCCCATCATCCCACCGCGATTGAACTGACATTAGGTGGTTTACGTAACAAAGTTGGCAAAAAGCGTATCCTTGCCGTGTTGGAGCCTCGTTCTGCTACGATGAAGCGCGGTGTCCATAAAGATACGCTTGCTGCTTCTCTGCATGATGCCGATGAAGTATTTTTGTTCCAACCTGACAGTATTGAATGGTCTGTTAATGATATTGCTGAGCAATGCCAGCAACCTGCTTTCGTTGATGCTGATATGGACAGTTTCGTTCAGAAAATTGTCGAACGAGCGCAACCGGACGATCAGATCCTTGTCATGAGTAACGGCGGATTTGGCGGTATCCATGGCAAGCTGTTAGAACAGCTAAAACATCAAGGGTAG